The following are from one region of the Gambusia affinis linkage group LG02, SWU_Gaff_1.0, whole genome shotgun sequence genome:
- the cebpa gene encoding CCAAT/enhancer-binding protein alpha translates to MPGFRFSMELSNLYEAAPRPLMSSLTHGQQPPSGYRDPADLGGDIGDNETSIDLSAYIDPSAFNDDFLADLFHHGARQDKLKMMSGDFDSAAPQQLYMSGYMDSKMEPFYEHNPPRIRPVAIKQEPRDDEDLNLSLPPSYHHPHPHPHSQYSQHHHNHHQQQQQQQQMPHLQYQVAHCAQTTMHLQPGHPTPPPTPVPSPHHPQQHPQQGGLKLLEHQRGGSRSKKHVDKSSPEYRLRRERNNVAVRKSRDKAKMRNLETQQKVVELSTDNERLRRRVEHLTRELDTLRGIFRQLPDGSFKPLGS, encoded by the coding sequence ATGCCGGGCTTTAGGTTCTCCATGGAGCTCTCCAACCTGTACGAGGCGGCGCCGCGGCCCCTGATGAGCAGCCTGACCCACGGCCAGCAGCCCCCCTCCGGTTACAGAGACCCGGCGGACCTCGGCGGGGACATCGGAGACAACGAGACCTCCATCGACCTGAGCGCCTACATCGACCCGTCGGCGTTCAACGACGACTTCCTGGCCGACCTGTTCCACCACGGCGCGCGGCAGGACAAGCTGAAGATGATGAGCGGGGACTTCGACTCCGCGGCCCCGCAGCAGCTCTACATGTCCGGCTACATGGACTCCAAGATGGAGCCCTTCTACGAGCACAACCCGCCGCGCATCCGCCCGGTGGCCATCAAGCAGGAGCCGCGGGACGACGAGGACCTGAACCTCAGCCTGCCGCCCTCCTACCACCACCCGCACCCCCACCCGCACTCCCAGTACTCCCAGCACCACCAcaaccaccaccagcagcagcagcagcagcaacagatgcCGCACCTGCAGTATCAGGTCGCGCACTGCGCGCAGACCACCATGCACCTCCAGCCGGGACACCCGACCCCGCCGCCGACCCCTGTGCCCAGTCCGCACCACCCGCAGCAGCACCCGCAACAGGGCGGCCTGAAGCTGCTAGAGCACCAGCGGGGGGGCTCCAGGTCCAAGAAGCACGTCGACAAGAGCAGCCCGGAGTACCGGCTGCGGCGCGAGCGCAACAACGTGGCGGTGCGCAAGAGCCGCGACAAGGCGAAGATGCGCAACCTGGAGACGCAGCAGAAGGTGGTGGAGCTGTCGACCGACAACGAGCGGCTGCGGCGCCGCGTGGAGCATCTGACCCGGGAGCTGGACACGCTGCGGGGCATCTTCCGGCAGCTGCCCGACGGATCCTTCAAGCCGCTGGGCAGCTGA